A single genomic interval of Campylobacter anatolicus harbors:
- a CDS encoding molybdopterin molybdotransferase MoeA, translated as MQVNEVIKTIRENFTIYNVSQNVPIGSAFDRVLSSDVIAVKNLPCFDNSALDGYAVKFDDKDKPYSIIGEAFAGDKAVLSIGKNECIKIMTGAKMPLGADTIVRFEDAVIEDDKLIAPTNLKRGNAHRFAGEEVKVGDTLLSRGIRLGAKEIMMLASQGISYVSVFATSRIGIYSSGNEIVEPWQLANEDQIYNANALGIASVIRSAGFDSEYLGIIKDDFEATKNAFKNAYNFDILICSGGASKGEADFMKMALNELGYRELFDKINMRPGGPCKAYVKDNKLIFVLPGNPMAAYLCAILFVVPVLKNGSLIQEKVVLNESINIKSGRSNIVLGSIKDGKFYITDNNKFGSGMIKPLIKSNAIYISNPDENELLVGSEIFVTRIS; from the coding sequence ATGCAGGTCAATGAAGTTATAAAAACGATAAGAGAAAATTTTACTATATATAATGTAAGCCAAAATGTGCCTATAGGCAGTGCTTTTGACAGAGTTTTAAGCTCAGATGTGATTGCAGTTAAGAATCTGCCCTGCTTTGACAACTCAGCACTTGATGGATATGCGGTTAAATTTGATGATAAAGATAAACCATATTCTATCATAGGTGAGGCATTTGCTGGAGATAAGGCGGTTTTAAGTATAGGCAAAAATGAGTGCATAAAGATAATGACAGGTGCGAAAATGCCACTTGGAGCTGATACGATCGTGCGTTTTGAAGATGCGGTAATAGAAGATGACAAACTTATTGCTCCTACAAATTTAAAAAGAGGAAACGCTCATCGTTTTGCTGGTGAAGAGGTTAAGGTAGGTGATACGCTACTTTCTCGTGGGATTAGGCTTGGAGCAAAGGAGATAATGATGCTTGCTTCTCAAGGTATAAGCTACGTTAGCGTTTTTGCAACATCTCGCATAGGAATTTATTCAAGTGGAAATGAGATAGTTGAACCGTGGCAGTTGGCCAACGAAGATCAAATTTATAATGCAAATGCCCTAGGTATCGCATCAGTTATCCGTTCGGCTGGGTTTGATAGTGAGTATCTTGGTATTATAAAAGATGACTTTGAAGCGACTAAAAATGCCTTTAAAAATGCTTACAACTTTGATATATTGATATGTTCTGGCGGTGCTAGTAAAGGTGAGGCGGATTTTATGAAAATGGCTCTTAATGAGCTTGGTTATCGTGAGCTTTTCGATAAAATTAATATGCGTCCAGGAGGTCCTTGTAAGGCTTATGTAAAGGACAATAAGCTGATTTTTGTCCTGCCAGGTAATCCTATGGCAGCCTATCTTTGTGCGATACTTTTTGTCGTTCCTGTGCTTAAAAATGGGAGTTTAATACAAGAAAAAGTAGTGTTAAACGAGAGTATAAATATAAAATCAGGTAGATCAAATATCGTATTAGGCAGTATAAAAGATGGTAAATTCTATATAACTGATAATAATAAATTTGGTTCAGGCATGATAAAACCACTTATAAAAAGTAATGCTATATATATCTCAAATCCCGATGAAAATGAGCTTTTGGTTGGTAGTGAAATTTTTGTAACAAGGATATCTTGA
- the flgA gene encoding flagellar basal body P-ring formation chaperone FlgA, with product MYCINSNSITLHTLGFDGEDNEILNLNSHRAAKIDIKNLNKILNANFKAYKDKSGGNVAFVRECSLMDMLQMQFLRAISDEYEGISVLDLIIEPQNKLPENFNDFRLQNLFLSPQVSSSGVFRASFEMPDLTSKSLFFKFKFNAKMPVFRALNKMDNSHILSFTDFESSMIDFNKFQKDSLNKLPTGTLITKTKINAGDILMKRHFEPISLVKKGDLLSAVLSDGGLSIIIEVRALESGNLGDIIKIRTKDNKIIKASVASKTQVILR from the coding sequence ATGTATTGCATTAATAGCAATTCTATCACACTTCATACGCTAGGATTTGATGGCGAAGATAATGAGATATTAAATTTAAACTCACATCGTGCGGCAAAAATCGACATAAAAAATCTAAACAAAATTCTAAATGCAAATTTTAAAGCTTACAAAGACAAAAGTGGTGGAAACGTGGCATTTGTACGAGAGTGTTCGCTTATGGATATGTTGCAAATGCAGTTTTTAAGAGCCATAAGTGATGAGTATGAAGGAATTTCTGTCTTAGATCTTATTATCGAACCGCAAAATAAACTTCCTGAAAATTTTAATGATTTTAGGCTCCAAAATTTATTTTTAAGTCCACAAGTTAGCTCAAGTGGTGTGTTTCGTGCCTCTTTTGAGATGCCAGATTTGACATCAAAAAGTCTATTTTTTAAATTTAAATTTAATGCGAAAATGCCCGTTTTTAGAGCACTTAATAAGATGGACAATTCCCATATTTTAAGTTTTACTGACTTTGAAAGTAGTATGATAGACTTTAATAAATTTCAAAAAGATAGTCTAAATAAACTACCAACTGGCACGCTCATTACAAAAACAAAGATAAACGCAGGAGATATACTGATGAAGCGTCATTTTGAGCCTATCTCGCTTGTAAAAAAAGGCGACTTATTAAGTGCTGTGCTAAGCGATGGTGGATTAAGTATTATTATAGAAGTTCGTGCTTTAGAGAGCGGCAATTTGGGTGATATCATAAAAATTCGTACAAAGGATAATAAAATCATTAAAGCTTCGGTCGCATCAAAAACTCAGGTGATACTTAGGTGA
- a CDS encoding UbiX family flavin prenyltransferase, whose protein sequence is MKEIILGITGASGTLLGLELLSELSQVCQTHLIISKNAKKALWLEQGIKFDEILIGARSCNDLREIQVDNPSTDTVKNKFNINFKNVILYDNDNIGSKIASGSFRTDGMIIAPCSINTLAKVANGLSDTLITRAAAVALKERFKLVLGVREMPFSSISLHQMSDLSSMGVVIAPPVLGHYAGDENLTQVHKFIVGKWLDALGLDHKIYKRWQS, encoded by the coding sequence GTGAAAGAGATAATACTTGGCATAACCGGTGCTAGTGGGACACTACTTGGTTTGGAGTTACTTTCGGAGCTAAGTCAAGTCTGTCAAACACACCTTATAATTAGCAAAAATGCCAAAAAGGCTTTGTGGCTAGAGCAAGGGATTAAATTTGATGAGATTTTGATTGGTGCTAGGTCTTGCAATGATTTGCGTGAGATACAAGTAGACAACCCGTCTACTGATACAGTAAAAAATAAATTTAATATAAATTTTAAAAATGTCATACTTTATGATAATGATAATATCGGATCAAAGATTGCATCTGGATCGTTTAGAACAGATGGTATGATAATAGCCCCCTGCTCTATCAATACCCTAGCCAAGGTGGCAAATGGCCTGTCTGACACGCTCATCACACGGGCGGCAGCGGTTGCTTTAAAGGAGCGTTTTAAATTAGTGCTAGGCGTTAGAGAGATGCCATTTTCTAGCATTTCGCTTCATCAAATGAGTGATTTAAGCTCTATGGGAGTGGTCATAGCACCGCCAGTTTTAGGGCATTATGCTGGAGATGAGAATTTGACACAGGTGCATAAATTTATAGTTGGCAAGTGGCTTGATGCCCTTGGATTAGATCATAAAATTTATAAAAGGTGGCAAAGTTGA